The Mytilus edulis chromosome 12, xbMytEdul2.2, whole genome shotgun sequence genome contains a region encoding:
- the LOC139498486 gene encoding uncharacterized protein yields the protein MASNKPIPCGPCQEGKVKTEADIWCNNCVEGLCSTCSSHHKRSRGTRNHKTFDIKSYKPSIPAITTECDKHGQQLNLYCPSHLMPCCDECISTSHSKCTGIKSLAGVVEKTKIEISTQSIEKQIDSIKHFLDKLIDSKSINISRGEKENENTKKLITNIRKKINNHLINLEKKLCNEADASLNQEKSKATDLMTEIKGKQKKLQEMQDHLHTVISNSSKLQSFLGVHQIEQQVHQCQRYVDNLENDKRIKDFDIKMKQNAEIEKILSQLESLETLGEVMVVKTDIDWNRDTGVKREAQVESREQSNINNMTMNIEKKINLNIEKEISDMICLMDGQVIVVERCGKVNLLTLNGKLIKQIKLPSSGEAYSVTQINQNTIAMTYPEKKAIKIFNMDSETVTKVITLDKPCYCLLFSNNSLVVGLSRTEICIIDLEGNTLKSIQVQSKSVLDYFVYCNSRIIYSDFIGNAVYCVDESGKQIWDYKQDLKGPQGLCTDTYGNIIVADTHSDRIIVISNNGENSKVLISKKGGLNMLMNPLCICSKPNESSGYICDRKGKFLVKFNLSSG from the coding sequence ATGGCATCCAATAAACCTATACCATGTGGACCTTGTCAAGAAGGAAAGGTAAAAACTGAAGCTGACATCTGGTGTAACAACTGTGTAGAAGGACTATGCTCAACATGTTCTAGTCATCACAAACGATCCAGAGGAACACGTAATCATAAGACTTTTGACATTAAAAGCTATAAACCATCCATTCCTGCTATTACAACTGAGTGTGACAAACACGGTCAACAGCTCAACTTATATTGCCCTAGTCATTTAATGCCTTGCTGTGATGAATGTATTTCCACTAGTCATTCAAAATGTACTGGAATAAAAAGTCTAGCTGGTGTtgtggagaaaacaaaaattgagATTTCCACACAGTCCATAGAAAAACAAATTGACTCCATCAAACATTTTCTGGATAAACTTATTGACAGCAAATCTATAAACATTAGCAGAGgtgaaaaagaaaacgaaaacaCCAAAAAACTTATTACTAATATTCGCAAGAAAATTAATAATCATTTAATCAACCTGGAGAAGAAATTATGCAATGAAGCAGACGCCAGCTTGAATCAGGAAAAATCTAAAGCAACAGATCTAATGACTGAAATTAAAGGAAAACAGAAAAAATTACAGGAAATGCAAGACCACTTACATACAGTCATATCTAACAGTTCAAAACTGCAATCCTTTCTAGGAGTACATCAGATTGAACAGCAAGTACACCAATGCCAACGATATGTCGACAATCTAGAAAATGATAAGAGGATCAAAGATTTTGACATCAAAATGAAGCAAAATGCCGAAATAGAAAAAATACTAAGCCAGTTAGAATCATTGGAAACTCTGGGAGAAGTAATGGTTGTTAAAACTGATATAGACTGGAATAGAGATACAGGTGTGAAGAGGGAAGCGCAAGTAGAATCAAGAGAACagtcaaatataaacaacatgacGATGAATATTGAGAAAAAGATAAACCTCAATATAGAGAAAGAGATTAGTGACATGATTTGTCTGATGGATGGACAAGTTATAGTAGTGGAACGGTGTGGTAAAGTTAACCTTCTTACTTTAAATGGGAAACTTATAAAACAGATAAAGCTTCCTTCATCTGGTGAGGCCTACAGTGTCACACAGATCAATCAGAACACTATTGCCATGACTTATCCTGAGAAGAAAGCCATTAAGATCTTCAATATGGACAGTGAAACAGTTACCAAAGTTATCACTTTAGACAAACCATGCTATTGTTTATTATTCTCTAATAATTCTCTGGTTGTAGGTTTGAGCAGAACTGAAATCTGTATTATAGACTTAGAAGGAAATACACTGAAATCAATACAAGTTCAGAGTAAATCAGTACTGGATTACTTTGTTTACTGTAATAGCAGAATAATCTATAGTGACTTTATTGGTAATGCAGTATACTGTGTGGATGAATCAGGTAAACAGATCTGGGACTATAAACAGGATTTAAAAGGACCACAAGGACTTTGTACAGATACTTATGGTAACATTATTGTAGCAGATACTCACTCTGATAGAATAATAGTAATATCAAATAATGGAGAGAATAGTAAAGTATTAATAAGTAAAAAGGGAGGACTAAACATGCTAATGAATCCTCTGTGTATTTGTTCAAAACCTAATGAGTCTTCAGGTTATATTTGTGATCGCAAGGGAAAATTCTTAGTAAAATTCAATTTATCTTCTGGATAA